From the genome of Streptomyces sp. NBC_01116, one region includes:
- a CDS encoding DEAD/DEAH box helicase, whose translation MNRERTPRSNDRFSRTRSGGAPRYSGGGGGGERRAAGFGGGPKRSGGSGRSGGYGRRSASGVKGEFALPVTVTPALPAVETFGELEMPAPLKAALVAEGMTVPFPIQAATLPNSLAGRDVLGRGRTGSGKTLAFGLALLARTAGRRADAKRPLALVLVPTRELAQQVTDALTPYARSLKLRIATVVGGMSIGRQASALRGGSEVVVATPGRLKDLIERGDCRLDRVTITVLDEADQMADMGFMPQVTELLDQVNPDGQRMLFSATLDRNVDLLVRTYLKDPVVHSVDPAAGAVTTMEHHVLYVQGADKYATTTEIAARDGRVIMFLDTKHAVDKLTDHLLHSGVRAAALHGGKSQPQRTRTLERFKTGHVTVLVATNVAARGIHVDNLDLVVNVDPPSDHKDYLHRGGRTARAGESGSVVTLVLPNQRREMTRLMADAGITPQIAQVRSGEAELSRITGAQAPSGVPVVISAPAKERGSGRGGAFMGRGTKRGGVAPARRRGPGVPTPEARAAAAQRRNNRAA comes from the coding sequence ATGAACCGCGAACGCACGCCCCGCTCGAACGACCGATTTTCCCGCACCCGCTCCGGCGGCGCGCCCCGCTACTCCGGTGGCGGCGGCGGCGGCGAGCGCCGCGCCGCGGGCTTCGGCGGCGGTCCCAAGCGCTCCGGCGGCTCCGGCCGGTCCGGTGGCTACGGCCGCCGCTCCGCCTCCGGCGTCAAGGGCGAGTTCGCCCTGCCCGTGACCGTCACCCCGGCCCTCCCCGCCGTCGAGACCTTCGGCGAGCTGGAGATGCCCGCACCGCTGAAGGCGGCGCTGGTCGCCGAGGGCATGACCGTGCCCTTCCCGATCCAGGCGGCCACCCTGCCGAACTCGCTGGCCGGCCGGGACGTCCTGGGCCGCGGCCGCACCGGCTCGGGCAAGACGCTCGCCTTCGGCCTCGCGCTGCTGGCCCGCACCGCCGGCCGCCGCGCCGACGCCAAGCGCCCGCTCGCCCTGGTCCTCGTCCCCACCCGGGAGCTGGCCCAGCAGGTCACCGACGCGCTCACCCCGTACGCCCGGTCGCTGAAGCTGCGCATCGCCACCGTGGTCGGCGGCATGTCCATCGGCCGCCAGGCCAGCGCGCTGCGCGGTGGCTCCGAGGTCGTCGTCGCGACGCCGGGCCGCCTCAAGGACCTGATCGAGCGCGGCGACTGCCGGCTGGACCGGGTCACCATCACCGTCCTCGACGAGGCCGACCAGATGGCCGACATGGGCTTCATGCCGCAGGTCACCGAGCTGCTCGACCAGGTGAACCCGGACGGGCAGCGGATGCTCTTCTCGGCCACCCTGGACCGCAACGTCGACCTGCTGGTCCGGACGTACCTGAAGGACCCGGTCGTGCACTCCGTCGACCCGGCCGCCGGCGCCGTCACGACGATGGAGCACCACGTCCTGTACGTCCAGGGCGCGGACAAGTACGCCACCACGACGGAGATCGCGGCCCGCGACGGCCGCGTGATCATGTTCCTGGACACCAAGCACGCGGTGGACAAGCTCACCGACCACCTGCTGCACAGCGGGGTCCGGGCGGCGGCGCTGCACGGCGGCAAGTCCCAGCCGCAGCGCACCCGCACCCTGGAGCGCTTCAAGACCGGGCACGTCACGGTGCTGGTCGCCACCAACGTCGCGGCGCGCGGCATCCACGTCGACAACCTCGACCTGGTCGTCAACGTGGACCCGCCGAGCGACCACAAGGACTACCTGCACCGCGGCGGCCGTACCGCCCGCGCCGGGGAGTCCGGCAGCGTCGTCACGCTGGTGCTGCCCAACCAGCGCCGCGAGATGACCCGGCTGATGGCGGACGCCGGGATCACCCCGCAGATCGCCCAGGTGCGCTCCGGCGAGGCCGAGCTGAGCCGGATCACCGGTGCGCAGGCCCCCTCCGGCGTCCCGGTCGTCATCTCCGCCCCGGCCAAGGAGCGCGGCAGCGGCCGCGGCGGCGCGTTCATGGGCCGCGGCACCAAGCGCGGCGGCGTGGCCCCGGCCCGGCGCCGCGGTCCCGGCGTGCCGACGCCCGAGGCCCGTGCGGCCGCGGCGCAGCGCCGGAACAACCGCGCCGCGTGA
- a CDS encoding SCO5918 family protein translates to MRCVIARFPFDLFKNEVEDSMKGIKPEPVTGDAVVISRRVYPVKQVGEVITRQDRRDFSSAEVVRALSKLGFTCRTAESAVPAPAPARTPLETASALLGTPAEARSEAPGAVSAPRADGV, encoded by the coding sequence ATGCGCTGTGTCATCGCCCGCTTCCCCTTCGATCTGTTCAAGAACGAGGTGGAGGACTCGATGAAGGGCATCAAGCCCGAACCCGTCACCGGCGACGCGGTGGTCATCAGCCGCCGGGTCTACCCCGTCAAGCAGGTGGGTGAGGTCATCACCCGGCAGGACCGCCGGGACTTCAGCTCCGCCGAGGTGGTCCGGGCGCTGTCCAAGCTCGGCTTCACCTGCCGTACCGCCGAGTCGGCCGTGCCCGCGCCGGCCCCCGCCCGTACCCCGCTGGAGACGGCCTCCGCGCTCCTGGGGACTCCGGCCGAGGCGCGGAGCGAGGCTCCCGGAGCGGTGTCCGCCCCCCGGGCCGACGGGGTCTGA
- a CDS encoding acyltransferase family protein has protein sequence MPSPLTSEQPHPTAAAGAPATGKPPSGGRDHFFDNAKYLAIVLVAIGHAWEPLPSGRLVEAAYTFVYTFHMPVFILIAGYFSRNFELRPDRVWKLVTSLLVPYVLFEILYTLFQRAAHDPDYALSLLQPYWLLWFLPALFFWRLSTPVWQSVRFPVLVSVAIAALATVSPAADGSLQIQRILQFLPFYVLGLRLRPEHFAALRSTWVRVVSVPVFVAGMLLAYWLVPRTSTSWFFRKNSTEKLDVAEWTGPTATVLLFVAAVVLGACFLAWVPKGHSWMTTLGTCTLYGYLLHGFVVRGLQYGGFYDDPFFDTTLGTVAVTLGAVVMITLLCTPPVRRLLRPLLEPRMEWARQKPPAARAS, from the coding sequence ATGCCTTCCCCCCTCACCTCCGAGCAGCCGCACCCCACCGCCGCTGCCGGCGCCCCGGCGACCGGAAAGCCGCCGTCCGGCGGCCGGGACCACTTCTTCGACAACGCGAAGTACCTGGCGATCGTGCTGGTGGCGATCGGGCACGCGTGGGAGCCCCTGCCCTCCGGCCGCCTCGTGGAAGCCGCGTACACCTTCGTCTACACGTTCCACATGCCGGTGTTCATCCTGATAGCGGGCTACTTCTCGCGGAACTTCGAACTGCGGCCGGACCGGGTGTGGAAGCTGGTCACCAGTCTACTGGTGCCCTATGTCCTGTTCGAGATCCTGTACACGCTCTTCCAACGGGCGGCACACGACCCGGACTACGCGCTCTCGCTGCTTCAGCCCTACTGGCTGCTGTGGTTCCTGCCCGCCCTGTTCTTCTGGCGGCTGTCGACCCCGGTGTGGCAGTCCGTGCGCTTCCCGGTGCTGGTCTCCGTCGCCATCGCCGCCCTGGCGACGGTGTCTCCGGCCGCCGACGGGAGCCTGCAGATCCAGCGCATCCTGCAGTTCCTGCCGTTCTACGTGCTCGGCCTGCGGCTGCGCCCGGAGCACTTCGCGGCTCTCCGCTCCACCTGGGTGCGGGTCGTCTCGGTGCCGGTGTTCGTGGCCGGGATGCTGCTGGCCTACTGGCTGGTGCCCCGGACCTCGACCTCGTGGTTCTTCCGGAAGAACAGCACCGAGAAGCTGGACGTCGCCGAGTGGACGGGCCCGACCGCCACGGTCCTGCTGTTCGTGGCCGCGGTCGTGCTGGGCGCGTGCTTCCTCGCCTGGGTGCCCAAGGGCCACAGCTGGATGACCACGCTCGGCACCTGCACGCTGTACGGGTATCTGCTCCACGGCTTCGTCGTCCGGGGGCTGCAGTACGGCGGCTTCTACGACGACCCGTTCTTCGACACCACGCTGGGCACGGTCGCCGTCACGCTGGGCGCGGTCGTCATGATCACCCTGCTGTGCACGCCCCCGGTCCGGCGGCTCCTGCGTCCGCTGCTGGAGCCGCGCATGGAGTGGGCCCGGCAGAAGCCACCGGCCGCCCGCGCGTCCTGA
- a CDS encoding MMPL family transporter — MPSSQAPTGGEDTAHRRGALRRTGEWCARHFVTVLVLWVAALAGLQVLQHAYGGDYSDDFSLPGTQSQDGLDVLKAHAPSAGGYSAQVVLHDADKPLTSFSDQVATAVTDLQKLPDVLSAQNPLPPSGSTPPPPPDPNTGPLSTDQKTAYITVRFSVQPSTLDPSYLDGVDDAVQPLRSAGVTVEYGGSLGELARPEPDDRTSEAIGFGVAIVVLLIGFGSLLAALLPLVTALVCALCGLTLLGLLAAAATFATVSPTLATMIGIGVGIDYALFLVTRHRQNLVDGRDPVTAAGNAAATSGHAVLLSGCTVIIALSGLWVSGIGFIGKLGLAAAVTVVTAVLGALTLVPAALGLIGRRIDRVRVRKPVAETVPATEGAEPGGWHRYAQRVERRPWWFLAGGVVLLAVLSFPVFFIQLGHIGDGADPKSFTDRRAFDLMSTAFGPGSNGPLTLVIDQSEVSSSDRSALADQARKALTGVPDAAVITSLTATSDGDVLTATAYSVAAPQDGRTTSLTNRLTDDVLPQAVSGYDASTYVTGTTAAQVDFLDIVSSRLPLIIAVVVGLAFLVILAVFRGLLVAVKAAVLNVLSIAASYGVVVAVFQWGWGGPALGVSGDVPIESYVPMMMFAIVFGLSMDYEIFLLSRIHEAWVRTGDPRASVAHALEITARVITCAALIMVSVFAAFVISDNIVVKMLGLGLAASVLIDATVVRLLLVPAVMTLLGRAAWWIPGPLDRILPHLDAEGDAEPSERVARR; from the coding sequence ATGCCCTCGTCACAGGCCCCCACCGGCGGGGAGGACACCGCACACCGCCGGGGAGCGCTGCGCCGCACCGGCGAGTGGTGCGCCCGGCACTTCGTGACCGTCCTCGTCCTGTGGGTGGCCGCGCTCGCCGGGCTCCAGGTCCTCCAGCACGCGTACGGCGGCGACTACTCCGACGACTTCTCGCTGCCCGGCACCCAGTCCCAGGACGGCCTCGACGTCCTGAAGGCGCACGCCCCCTCGGCGGGCGGGTACAGCGCGCAGGTGGTGCTGCACGACGCGGACAAGCCGCTCACCTCCTTCTCCGACCAGGTCGCCACCGCCGTCACCGACCTCCAGAAGCTCCCCGACGTGCTGTCCGCGCAGAACCCGCTGCCGCCGTCCGGGTCCACCCCGCCCCCGCCGCCCGACCCGAACACGGGGCCGCTCTCCACGGACCAGAAGACCGCCTACATCACCGTCCGCTTCAGCGTGCAGCCCTCCACGCTCGACCCGTCCTATCTCGACGGGGTCGACGACGCGGTGCAGCCGCTGCGGTCGGCCGGGGTCACGGTGGAGTACGGCGGATCGCTCGGCGAGCTGGCCCGGCCCGAGCCGGACGACCGCACCAGCGAGGCGATCGGCTTCGGGGTGGCGATCGTGGTCCTGCTGATCGGCTTCGGCAGCCTGCTGGCCGCCCTGCTGCCGCTGGTCACCGCGCTGGTCTGTGCCCTGTGCGGGCTCACGCTGCTGGGGCTGCTGGCCGCCGCCGCGACCTTCGCGACCGTCTCCCCGACGCTCGCCACGATGATCGGCATCGGCGTCGGCATCGACTACGCCCTCTTCCTGGTCACCCGCCACCGGCAGAACCTCGTCGACGGCCGGGACCCGGTGACCGCCGCCGGGAACGCCGCCGCCACCAGCGGGCACGCGGTGCTGCTCTCCGGCTGCACGGTGATCATCGCGCTGTCGGGCCTGTGGGTCTCCGGCATCGGGTTCATCGGCAAGCTCGGCCTCGCCGCGGCGGTCACCGTCGTCACCGCGGTGCTCGGCGCCCTCACCCTCGTACCGGCGGCGCTCGGTCTCATCGGCCGCCGCATCGACCGGGTGCGCGTCCGGAAGCCGGTGGCCGAGACCGTACCGGCCACCGAAGGTGCCGAACCCGGCGGCTGGCACCGGTACGCGCAGCGGGTGGAGCGGCGGCCCTGGTGGTTCCTGGCCGGCGGGGTGGTGCTGCTGGCCGTCCTGTCCTTCCCCGTCTTCTTCATCCAGCTCGGCCACATCGGCGACGGGGCCGACCCGAAGTCGTTCACCGACCGACGCGCCTTCGACCTGATGTCCACCGCCTTCGGCCCCGGCTCCAACGGCCCGCTGACCCTCGTCATCGACCAGAGCGAGGTGTCCTCCTCCGACCGCTCCGCCCTCGCCGACCAGGCGCGGAAGGCGCTGACCGGCGTACCGGACGCGGCGGTGATCACCTCGCTCACCGCCACGTCGGACGGTGACGTGCTGACCGCCACCGCCTACTCGGTGGCCGCCCCGCAGGACGGGCGCACCACCTCCCTGACGAACCGGCTCACCGACGACGTCCTGCCGCAGGCCGTCTCCGGCTACGACGCGAGCACCTACGTCACCGGCACGACCGCCGCCCAGGTCGACTTCCTGGACATCGTCTCCAGCCGGCTGCCACTGATCATCGCGGTCGTCGTGGGCCTGGCGTTCCTGGTGATCCTGGCCGTCTTCCGGGGCCTGCTCGTCGCGGTGAAGGCCGCCGTGCTCAACGTCCTGTCGATCGCCGCCTCGTACGGGGTCGTGGTGGCCGTCTTCCAGTGGGGCTGGGGCGGCCCGGCCCTGGGGGTGTCCGGCGACGTCCCGATCGAGAGCTACGTGCCGATGATGATGTTCGCGATCGTCTTCGGGCTGAGCATGGACTACGAGATCTTCCTGCTCTCCCGCATCCACGAGGCGTGGGTGCGCACCGGGGACCCGCGCGCGAGCGTGGCGCACGCGCTGGAGATCACCGCCCGGGTCATCACCTGCGCGGCGCTGATCATGGTGAGCGTCTTCGCCGCGTTCGTCATCAGCGACAACATCGTGGTGAAGATGCTGGGACTCGGGCTGGCCGCCAGCGTGCTCATCGACGCCACCGTCGTACGGCTGCTGCTGGTCCCCGCGGTGATGACCCTGCTGGGCCGGGCCGCGTGGTGGATCCCGGGCCCGCTGGACCGGATCCTGCCGCACCTGGACGCCGAGGGGGACGCCGAGCCGTCCGAGCGGGTCGCGCGAAGGTGA
- a CDS encoding alpha/beta hydrolase, whose translation MTNWTRKALLLTVSAAAAGTLTAVGTPVAHGRPAGPATPPIGWGPCAPIAGTPAPDGQQCGTLRVPLDYRVPGGRTVDVAVTRLRTDRPEARRGTLVVIPGGPGSSGIQRLAQKGEALRAATEGAYDLVSLDPRGVGRSTRAGCGIPAADRHLVTLRSWPAADGSITENVERARRTAHACARAGGPELRSFTTRNEVRDIDRLRAALGERKLSVWGSSYGSYVGAVYAQEHPRRVDRLVLDSTGDPDPARVAYGWLSNMAPGAADRFPDFAAWAADPARDAEGLRLARHAEGVEPLFLALARELDRAPRESDVPGVPLTGIRLRQALQLALYSDSAFAPLARLIRSAQDPEARPALPRELAGALPDEDAALTMAVVCNDVRWPGPASGYAGRVAADRARHPLTGGMPVNITPCAFWKYDEEPRPARITDEGPSNVLMIQSLRDPATPLAGALKMRAALGDRARMVTVGQGGHGMYLGNGNACGDRVVSDFLVTGERPARDAHCPDRAASDRVS comes from the coding sequence ATGACGAATTGGACCCGGAAGGCCTTACTCCTCACCGTCTCCGCCGCCGCGGCCGGGACGCTGACCGCCGTCGGCACACCCGTGGCGCACGGCCGCCCGGCGGGCCCGGCCACCCCGCCGATCGGCTGGGGGCCCTGCGCCCCGATCGCGGGGACGCCCGCCCCCGACGGGCAGCAGTGCGGGACGCTCCGCGTTCCGCTGGACTACCGCGTCCCCGGCGGGCGCACCGTCGACGTGGCGGTCACCCGGCTGCGCACCGACCGGCCCGAGGCCCGGCGCGGGACGCTGGTGGTGATCCCCGGCGGCCCCGGCTCCTCGGGGATCCAGCGCCTCGCGCAGAAGGGCGAGGCGCTACGGGCGGCGACCGAGGGGGCGTACGACCTGGTCAGCCTGGATCCGCGCGGGGTCGGCCGGTCCACCCGGGCGGGCTGCGGGATCCCGGCGGCGGACCGGCACCTGGTGACACTGCGCTCCTGGCCCGCGGCGGACGGCTCGATCACGGAGAACGTCGAACGCGCCCGCCGCACCGCGCACGCGTGCGCCCGCGCCGGCGGCCCGGAGCTGCGGTCCTTCACCACCCGGAACGAGGTCCGCGACATCGACCGCCTCCGTGCCGCCCTGGGCGAGCGGAAGCTGTCCGTCTGGGGCTCCTCGTACGGGAGTTACGTCGGGGCCGTGTACGCGCAGGAGCACCCGCGCCGCGTCGACCGGCTGGTCCTGGACAGCACCGGCGACCCGGACCCGGCGCGGGTGGCGTACGGCTGGCTGTCCAACATGGCGCCGGGCGCCGCGGACCGCTTCCCGGACTTCGCGGCGTGGGCGGCGGACCCCGCCCGGGACGCCGAGGGGCTCCGGCTGGCCCGGCACGCCGAGGGCGTGGAGCCGCTGTTCCTCGCGCTGGCCCGGGAGCTGGACCGTGCGCCGAGGGAGTCGGACGTGCCCGGTGTCCCGCTGACCGGGATCCGGCTGCGGCAGGCGCTCCAGCTCGCCCTGTACAGCGACTCCGCGTTCGCCCCGCTGGCCCGGCTGATCCGGTCGGCGCAGGACCCGGAGGCCCGTCCGGCGCTGCCCCGGGAGCTCGCGGGCGCGCTGCCGGACGAGGACGCGGCGCTGACGATGGCGGTGGTCTGCAACGACGTGCGCTGGCCGGGGCCGGCCTCCGGGTACGCCGGCCGGGTCGCCGCCGACCGGGCGCGCCATCCGCTGACGGGCGGGATGCCGGTGAATATCACCCCGTGCGCCTTCTGGAAGTACGACGAGGAGCCGCGGCCCGCCCGGATCACCGACGAGGGCCCCTCGAACGTCCTGATGATCCAGAGCCTGCGCGACCCGGCCACCCCGCTGGCCGGGGCCCTGAAGATGCGGGCGGCGCTCGGCGACCGGGCCAGGATGGTCACCGTCGGACAGGGCGGGCACGGGATGTACCTGGGCAACGGCAACGCCTGTGGCGACCGGGTGGTCAGCGACTTCCTGGTGACCGGGGAGCGGCCCGCCCGGGATGCCCACTGCCCGGACCGGGCTGCGTCCGACAGGGTGTCATAA
- a CDS encoding cation:proton antiporter, with translation MEHPGTLVLIMALAVLAPLLGYATGRWLPVPVVIFEIVLGILAGPDVLGWAHHDQVIDTLSDLGLSMLIFLAGYEIRFAEVRGDTLRRAGGAWVLSFAAGLGVALLLSGADLAKSLVIGTALTSTALGAVLPILRDSGRLEGRFGSVVMAFGSVGEFGPIIAMALLFSGRSPGAASAVLAVFAVVTVGAVFWAMRPRPPWFARLIAVTLHSSGQFAVRFVMLLLAGMLGLAHVFGLDTLLGAFAAGMLTRLVLQGAVPERSGEILERIEAIGFGFLVPFFYIVTGIDFDLAALLDGGRPLLLLPVFLLLFLLVRGVPAYLLAPRDLTGRASRSALGLFASTCLPLVVAITAIGLDEKVIGAGEAAALVAAAMVSVLVFPLLAFRLLRRDEGGGGKAVPGRTAETGEAW, from the coding sequence ATGGAGCACCCCGGGACCCTCGTCCTGATCATGGCCCTGGCGGTTCTCGCCCCGCTGCTCGGTTACGCGACCGGGCGGTGGCTGCCGGTCCCCGTCGTCATCTTCGAGATCGTCCTCGGGATCCTGGCCGGGCCCGATGTGCTCGGCTGGGCCCACCACGACCAGGTCATCGACACCCTGTCCGACCTCGGGCTCTCGATGCTGATCTTCCTGGCGGGTTACGAGATCCGGTTCGCCGAGGTACGCGGTGACACGCTGCGCCGGGCCGGCGGGGCCTGGGTGCTCTCGTTCGCCGCCGGGCTCGGCGTCGCCCTGCTGCTCAGCGGGGCGGACCTGGCGAAGAGCCTGGTCATCGGCACCGCGCTCACCAGTACGGCGCTGGGCGCGGTGCTGCCGATCCTGCGGGACTCGGGGCGGCTGGAGGGGCGGTTCGGGTCGGTGGTGATGGCGTTCGGGTCGGTCGGGGAGTTCGGCCCGATCATCGCCATGGCCCTGTTGTTCAGCGGCCGGAGCCCGGGTGCGGCGAGCGCGGTGCTGGCCGTGTTCGCGGTCGTCACGGTGGGCGCGGTGTTCTGGGCGATGCGCCCCCGGCCGCCGTGGTTCGCCCGGCTCATCGCCGTGACCCTGCACTCCAGCGGCCAGTTCGCGGTCCGCTTCGTGATGCTGCTGCTCGCCGGGATGCTGGGCCTCGCCCACGTCTTCGGCCTGGACACCCTGCTCGGCGCGTTCGCCGCGGGGATGCTGACCCGGCTCGTCCTCCAGGGGGCGGTGCCCGAGCGCAGCGGGGAGATCCTGGAGCGGATCGAGGCGATCGGCTTCGGTTTCCTCGTGCCGTTCTTCTACATCGTCACGGGCATCGACTTCGACCTCGCGGCGCTCCTGGACGGCGGGCGCCCGCTGCTGCTCCTGCCGGTCTTCCTGCTGCTGTTCCTGCTGGTGCGCGGGGTCCCGGCGTATCTGCTGGCCCCGCGCGACCTGACGGGACGCGCCTCGCGGTCCGCGCTCGGGCTGTTCGCGTCCACCTGTCTGCCGCTGGTGGTCGCGATCACCGCGATCGGCCTGGACGAGAAGGTGATCGGGGCGGGCGAGGCCGCCGCGCTGGTCGCCGCCGCGATGGTGTCGGTGCTGGTGTTCCCCCTGCTGGCGTTCCGGCTGCTGCGCCGGGACGAGGGCGGCGGGGGCAAGGCCGTCCCGGGCCGGACGGCGGAGACCGGTGAGGCGTGGTGA
- a CDS encoding APC family permease — MAHDRVREEPAVGLRPDAIGFVDALVIGLNATSPAYSLAAVIGPIVALVGIYAPGVMFASFVPMLLIASAFYYLNKVDQDCGTTFSWVTRAMGPWAGWLGGWAITMTGVLVVGSLADVAVSFTLLAVGLDGWVENDFVRQLLTVLLIIVMTGLCVIGTELSAKVQNVLILLQIAFLLVFVVVALYRVYAGTTGFDSIEPSLGWLNPFGAGGAALTGGLLLGVFIYWGWESAVNLTEETENSASAPGRAGLWSTVVLLVTYLSVAIAVVAFAGTAFLAENAGEEEFVFAQLAGDVLGGWDWILLLAVATSAIASTQTTIIPASRTALSMARRQALPRHFGHISPRFRTPDVSTWWVAGIAIAWYVVVNQISTNALFDSLTALSLLIAFYYALTGVACAVYYRRHLTESVRNFLLIGLGPVAGAGLLTWLLVRSVVDMSDPANSYSGTSWFGLGPPLVIGIVISLVGVVLMVVWRLRDAVFWQERPGVADPDLVHAPARKGR, encoded by the coding sequence ATGGCCCACGACCGTGTGCGGGAAGAACCGGCGGTCGGCCTCCGGCCGGACGCGATCGGGTTCGTCGACGCGCTGGTCATCGGCCTGAACGCGACCTCTCCGGCGTACTCGCTGGCCGCCGTCATCGGCCCGATCGTCGCCCTGGTGGGGATCTACGCCCCGGGCGTCATGTTCGCCTCGTTCGTACCGATGCTGCTGATCGCCTCGGCGTTCTACTACCTGAACAAGGTCGACCAGGACTGCGGCACGACGTTCTCCTGGGTGACCCGGGCGATGGGCCCCTGGGCGGGCTGGCTGGGCGGCTGGGCGATCACCATGACCGGTGTCCTGGTGGTGGGCTCGCTGGCCGACGTGGCGGTGAGCTTCACCCTGCTGGCGGTGGGCCTGGACGGCTGGGTGGAGAACGACTTCGTACGCCAGCTCCTCACGGTCCTCCTGATCATCGTGATGACCGGGCTCTGCGTCATCGGCACCGAGCTGTCGGCGAAGGTGCAGAACGTGCTGATCCTCCTCCAGATCGCGTTCCTGCTGGTCTTCGTCGTGGTGGCGCTCTACCGGGTGTACGCGGGCACGACGGGCTTCGACTCGATCGAACCCTCCCTCGGCTGGCTGAACCCGTTCGGCGCGGGCGGGGCGGCGCTGACCGGCGGGCTGCTGCTCGGGGTGTTCATCTACTGGGGCTGGGAGTCCGCGGTCAACCTCACCGAGGAGACCGAGAACTCGGCGAGCGCCCCGGGCCGGGCGGGCCTCTGGTCGACCGTCGTCCTCCTGGTCACCTATCTGTCGGTCGCCATCGCGGTCGTCGCCTTCGCCGGCACGGCGTTCCTGGCGGAGAACGCGGGCGAGGAGGAGTTCGTCTTCGCCCAGCTCGCCGGGGACGTGCTCGGCGGCTGGGACTGGATCCTGCTGCTGGCGGTGGCCACCTCCGCGATCGCCTCGACCCAGACCACGATCATCCCCGCGTCCCGGACCGCCCTGTCCATGGCCCGCCGCCAGGCGCTGCCGCGGCACTTCGGGCACATCAGCCCCCGGTTCCGCACCCCGGACGTCAGTACGTGGTGGGTCGCCGGGATCGCCATCGCCTGGTACGTGGTGGTCAACCAGATCTCCACCAACGCGCTCTTCGACTCGCTCACCGCGCTGTCGCTGCTGATCGCCTTCTACTACGCGCTCACCGGGGTGGCCTGCGCCGTCTACTACCGGCGCCACCTCACCGAGAGCGTGCGCAACTTCCTGCTCATCGGCCTCGGCCCGGTGGCCGGCGCCGGGCTGCTGACCTGGCTGCTGGTGCGCTCGGTCGTCGACATGTCCGACCCGGCCAACTCCTACAGCGGCACCTCCTGGTTCGGCCTCGGCCCGCCGCTCGTCATCGGCATCGTGATCTCCCTGGTCGGCGTGGTCCTGATGGTGGTGTGGCGGCTGCGGGACGCGGTGTTCTGGCAGGAGCGGCCGGGGGTCGCGGACCCGGACCTGGTGCACGCCCCCGCCCGGAAGGGGCGTTGA
- a CDS encoding peptidoglycan recognition protein has product MWSRRLVLGALLLPLALLVFGDGPAFHAPGAELASGPRPPRGLPQPAVVSRRDWGADEGLVREGPHYTAPARAVFVHHTGNPNDYDCADAPDLIRAVQSDHVRQDGWDDIGYNFLVDRCGTIYEGRAGGVGRSVLGAHTKGFNTDTVGIAAIGNFGAGAEVPKPMMDALVKLAAWKLRPGADPLGRVDLVSTNDESRFDEGQVARLHVISGHRDSFETRCPGDALYGLLSELRERAAKLRAAAPGHSAAARLRPYV; this is encoded by the coding sequence ATGTGGTCCCGCCGACTCGTCCTGGGCGCTCTGCTCCTGCCCCTGGCCCTCCTGGTGTTCGGGGACGGTCCGGCGTTCCACGCGCCGGGGGCTGAGCTGGCCTCCGGGCCCCGCCCGCCGCGCGGACTCCCGCAGCCGGCCGTCGTCAGCCGCCGGGACTGGGGCGCGGACGAGGGCCTGGTCCGGGAAGGGCCGCACTACACGGCCCCGGCGCGGGCGGTGTTCGTCCACCACACCGGCAATCCCAACGACTACGACTGCGCGGACGCCCCCGACCTGATCCGGGCCGTCCAGAGCGACCACGTCCGGCAGGACGGCTGGGACGACATCGGCTACAACTTCCTCGTCGACCGCTGCGGCACCATCTACGAGGGCCGCGCCGGCGGCGTCGGCCGCTCGGTGCTCGGCGCGCACACCAAGGGGTTCAACACCGACACCGTCGGCATCGCGGCGATCGGGAACTTCGGCGCGGGGGCGGAGGTCCCGAAGCCGATGATGGACGCGCTGGTGAAGCTGGCGGCCTGGAAACTGCGGCCCGGGGCGGATCCGCTGGGCAGGGTCGACCTGGTCTCGACGAACGACGAGAGCCGCTTCGACGAGGGCCAGGTGGCCCGGCTGCACGTCATCTCCGGGCACCGCGACAGCTTCGAGACCCGCTGCCCGGGCGACGCGCTCTACGGGCTGCTGTCCGAGCTGCGGGAGCGCGCCGCGAAGCTGCGCGCCGCCGCCCCCGGGCACTCGGCGGCGGCCCGGCTGCGCCCGTACGTCTGA
- a CDS encoding PH domain-containing protein: MALFGNAHTIDPATAQQDYARLLGPDEQIHAAFLLIRDTMLFTDRRLILVDKQGITGKKVEYRSVPYRSITQFAVETAGTFDLEAELNIWIAGNTIPIQKTFTKGVDIYEVQAILAQFVAR, translated from the coding sequence ATGGCACTGTTCGGCAACGCCCACACGATCGACCCGGCCACCGCACAGCAGGACTACGCGCGACTCCTCGGGCCGGACGAGCAGATCCACGCCGCGTTCCTGCTGATCCGCGACACCATGCTGTTCACGGACCGGCGGCTGATCCTCGTCGACAAGCAGGGCATCACCGGCAAGAAGGTGGAGTACCGCTCCGTCCCGTACCGCAGCATCACGCAGTTCGCCGTGGAGACGGCCGGGACGTTCGACCTCGAAGCGGAGCTGAACATCTGGATCGCCGGCAACACGATCCCGATCCAGAAGACGTTCACCAAGGGCGTCGACATCTACGAGGTACAGGCCATACTGGCGCAGTTCGTCGCCCGGTAG